The proteins below come from a single Pedobacter aquae genomic window:
- the radA gene encoding DNA repair protein RadA has protein sequence MAKTKSSYFCQSCGYESAKWLGKCPSCQQWNTFVEEVVEKKSSGVPDWKSAGTASHSRVNKPSKVQEIVYTEEHRLVTPDKELNRVLGGGIVGGSLVLIGGEPGIGKSTLMLQLALIVPKLKVLYVSGEESEQQIKLRAERILAKPVSDCYILTETSTQNIFKQIELLEPNLVIIDSIQTLHSSHIESTPGSVSQVRECTAELLRFAKESSTPVFLIGHITKDGMIAGPKILEHMVDTVLQFEGDRHHVYRILRAIKNRFGSASELGIYEMEGTGLREVSNPSEILLSQREEPLSGVTISATMEGMRPMLIETQALVSTSPYGTPQRSATGFDTRRMNMLLAVLEKRCGFKLGAKDVFLNIAGGIRVEDPSIDLGLVAAIISSHEDIPVSYKICFAAEVGLSGEIRAVTRIEQRIAEAQKLGFEQIFISKYNKKGLDISKFKIEIKTVAKVEEMFSLLFG, from the coding sequence TTGGCTAAAACTAAATCTTCTTATTTCTGTCAGAGTTGCGGATACGAATCTGCTAAATGGTTAGGTAAATGCCCTTCATGCCAGCAATGGAACACTTTTGTTGAAGAAGTGGTAGAGAAAAAATCTAGCGGCGTACCCGATTGGAAAAGTGCTGGAACTGCATCACACAGCAGGGTAAACAAGCCATCAAAAGTTCAAGAAATTGTATATACAGAAGAACACCGTTTGGTTACACCAGATAAAGAACTAAACCGTGTGCTTGGTGGTGGTATTGTTGGTGGTTCATTGGTATTGATAGGTGGCGAGCCGGGCATAGGTAAATCTACCTTGATGTTGCAATTGGCCCTTATTGTGCCTAAACTAAAAGTACTTTATGTATCTGGCGAGGAGAGCGAGCAGCAAATCAAGCTCAGGGCAGAGCGTATATTAGCTAAACCGGTGTCAGACTGTTATATCCTCACAGAAACATCAACACAAAATATATTTAAGCAAATAGAGCTTCTTGAGCCTAATTTGGTGATTATCGATTCTATTCAAACCTTACATTCATCACATATAGAATCTACTCCGGGAAGTGTTTCGCAGGTGAGAGAATGTACGGCAGAACTTTTACGTTTTGCTAAAGAATCATCAACACCTGTATTTTTAATTGGGCATATTACCAAAGATGGAATGATAGCCGGACCAAAAATATTAGAACACATGGTAGATACCGTTCTGCAGTTTGAAGGAGATAGACATCACGTTTACAGAATATTAAGAGCTATTAAAAACAGATTTGGCTCGGCATCAGAACTAGGTATTTATGAAATGGAAGGAACAGGGCTTAGAGAAGTTTCTAATCCTTCAGAAATACTGTTATCGCAAAGGGAAGAGCCTTTAAGTGGCGTTACCATATCGGCCACTATGGAAGGCATGCGCCCTATGCTGATAGAAACCCAGGCATTGGTAAGTACATCGCCTTACGGTACACCACAACGTTCCGCAACAGGTTTTGATACCCGCCGTATGAACATGCTTTTAGCCGTTTTAGAGAAAAGATGCGGATTTAAGTTAGGTGCAAAAGATGTTTTCTTGAATATAGCGGGCGGTATAAGGGTAGAAGATCCTAGTATAGATTTAGGCTTGGTAGCAGCAATAATTTCTTCGCATGAGGATATTCCGGTTTCTTATAAAATTTGTTTTGCTGCCGAGGTAGGTTTATCTGGAGAGATTAGAGCCGTTACCCGGATAGAGCAACGTATTGCAGAAGCCCAGAAGCTGGGTTTCGAGCAAATTTTCATCTCTAAGTACAACAAAAAAGGTCTAGATATCAGTAAGTTTAAAATCGAGATTAAAACCGTAGCCAAAGTAGAAGAAATGTTTAGCTTGTTGTTTGGATAG
- a CDS encoding DUF4920 domain-containing protein — protein sequence MKRILLLSFTAVFAISCNSISQKVELKGPQLVKGTTYGDSVFDNNIQSLEAVKSVAEKSGATEAKITGVVTEVCQKKGCWLKVKSAEGEDLHVTFKNYAFFVPEDIAGKTVVLDGIAKIDTVSVETQRHYAEDAGKSQEEINKITTSKVKLSFEAKGVVVM from the coding sequence ATGAAAAGAATATTACTACTCTCTTTTACTGCTGTTTTTGCCATATCATGTAATTCTATATCACAAAAGGTAGAGTTAAAAGGGCCACAATTAGTTAAAGGCACAACTTATGGCGATTCTGTTTTTGATAATAACATACAAAGTTTAGAAGCTGTTAAATCTGTTGCAGAAAAATCTGGCGCTACCGAAGCTAAAATTACGGGTGTGGTTACAGAAGTTTGTCAGAAAAAAGGATGCTGGCTAAAAGTAAAATCAGCAGAAGGCGAAGATTTACATGTAACCTTTAAAAACTATGCTTTCTTTGTTCCTGAAGATATAGCTGGTAAAACAGTTGTTTTAGATGGTATTGCCAAAATAGATACCGTTTCTGTAGAAACTCAAAGACATTATGCAGAAGACGCTGGAAAATCTCAAGAAGAAATCAATAAAATAACTACTTCTAAAGTAAAACTTAGCTTTGAAGCTAAGGGAGTAGTAGTGATGTAA